The following coding sequences are from one Aeromicrobium duanguangcaii window:
- the holA gene encoding DNA polymerase III subunit delta, which translates to MANPFGKVWLITGNSEFLSDRARRQAVDQIKAAAPEAEVAQATASSLAPGEFTALTSASLFSTAAAVVLTDLQDLGEQVASELLQYAAAPSDDAAVVLIHGGGAKGKGVLDKLRKLPSVTEVSQQAPKYERDLVAWVRQESRTLGRSIDEEGAAVLVSAVGSDLRSLAAAVDQLVTTLAEGESLDATVVRRYFGGRAEVRGYEIADAALDGRLDLALERARWAEAARVAPLLITAALASGLRQLARVVTAPPGLRDADLAREIGAPPFKIRALRQSARGWNETSLRHALDAVAKADLRVKGGSAEPAHAVEQMIIDVAVARSRS; encoded by the coding sequence GTGGCGAATCCGTTCGGCAAGGTCTGGCTGATCACCGGCAACTCCGAGTTCCTGTCCGACCGGGCCCGGCGCCAGGCCGTCGACCAGATCAAGGCCGCGGCGCCCGAGGCCGAGGTCGCCCAGGCCACGGCGTCGTCCCTCGCGCCGGGCGAGTTCACCGCCCTCACCAGCGCCTCGCTGTTCAGCACGGCCGCGGCCGTGGTGCTCACCGACCTGCAGGACCTCGGCGAACAGGTGGCCTCCGAGCTGCTGCAGTACGCGGCCGCCCCGTCCGACGACGCGGCCGTCGTCCTGATCCACGGCGGCGGGGCCAAGGGCAAGGGCGTGCTCGACAAGCTGCGCAAGCTGCCGTCCGTCACCGAGGTCTCGCAGCAGGCGCCGAAGTACGAGCGCGATCTCGTTGCGTGGGTCCGCCAGGAGTCCCGGACGCTCGGCCGGTCCATCGACGAGGAGGGCGCCGCCGTGCTCGTCTCGGCGGTGGGCTCGGACCTGCGGTCGCTGGCCGCCGCGGTCGACCAGCTCGTCACGACGCTGGCCGAGGGCGAGAGCCTCGACGCCACGGTCGTCCGGCGCTACTTCGGCGGCCGCGCCGAGGTCCGCGGGTACGAGATCGCCGACGCCGCCCTCGACGGCCGTCTCGACCTGGCTCTCGAGCGGGCTCGGTGGGCCGAGGCGGCCCGCGTGGCCCCGCTGCTGATCACCGCCGCGCTCGCGTCGGGCCTCCGACAGCTGGCGCGCGTCGTCACGGCCCCTCCGGGCCTGCGCGACGCCGACCTCGCGCGCGAGATCGGCGCGCCGCCGTTCAAGATCCGGGCCCTGCGCCAGAGTGCGCGCGGCTGGAACGAGACGTCCCTGCGTCACGCGTTGGACGCGGTCGCCAAGGCCGACCTGCGGGTCAAGGGCGGCTCGGCCGAGCCGGCTCACGCCGTCGAGCAGATGATCATCGACGTCGCGGTGGCCCGCTCGCGCAGCTGA
- the rpsT gene encoding 30S ribosomal protein S20, whose product MANIKSQIKRNRQSEAARERNKSVRSALKTSVRRFQEAVEAGKSDEAKTLAADTAKKLDKAASKGVIHKNQAANRKSAIAKKAAAL is encoded by the coding sequence GTGGCGAACATCAAGTCGCAGATCAAGCGCAACCGGCAGAGCGAGGCCGCTCGTGAGCGCAACAAGTCCGTGCGCTCGGCACTGAAGACCTCGGTTCGCCGCTTCCAGGAGGCCGTCGAGGCCGGCAAGAGCGACGAGGCCAAGACCCTCGCCGCCGACACCGCAAAGAAGCTCGACAAGGCCGCGTCCAAGGGCGTCATCCACAAGAACCAGGCCGCGAACCGCAAGTCCGCGATCGCCAAGAAGGCCGCCGCTCTCTGA
- a CDS encoding ComEC/Rec2 family competence protein, whose amino-acid sequence MTASRSDLRVVPAAVAVWAFAAALSHVRPGWAFGVVVAAALVGAVGWRRPAVAFPAVCLALVAACCGWRATAVEASPVAQLAERSTIVRAEVVVREDGRAYDGRAGPGVVVPLTVRVVESGERTWRVRVRVTAFADGSADAFVTGTRLAVRADLEPADGTDEAAVLRLLDWRVLGNGPWWWRWSEVVREGIRGGVDHRDDQPAALVPALVAGDDARLSEQTRQEFTRTGLTHLLAVSGANLTIVLGVVLLGLRSAGASRRMLLLAGALTVVAFVLVARPEPSVQRAAVMGSVALAGLLVGRTGAGLRALAWAVIVLLVLDPWLATRPGFVLSVCATAGIIVLAAPLARRLAWLPEPVAQAVAVPIAAHLACLPVVASLSGEVSLVAVFANVAAAPVVAPATVAGLAAGLVDLVVPVVAVVPGTVAWASAWVIVEVARIGAAAPGAAIAWPWPPWTLVPVALLVGTGLWRLARRPALAVGVTLGLLVAVLRPPTPGWPPEEVVVVACDVGQGDGFVVPTAPGEAIVIDVGEEPAPIDRCLTELGIDRIALLLFTHGDADHVDGWRGAVRGRRVDVLADGPSGGPDVPAGRRVRLVSGDRVTVGAVGLEVLWPRSEVDRVPAAARNDASVVVRATVRGHRVLFTADLGEEAQRGLARLHPDLSADVLKVAHHGSADHWPGLVERVGPSVALIGVGADNPHGHPAPPALSTLSDAGVAVWRTDRSGTVAVVERDGALAVSVR is encoded by the coding sequence GGGTCGTCCCGGCCGCGGTCGCGGTGTGGGCGTTCGCCGCGGCCCTGTCCCACGTCCGTCCCGGGTGGGCGTTCGGCGTGGTGGTCGCCGCCGCACTGGTCGGGGCTGTGGGCTGGCGACGGCCCGCCGTGGCGTTCCCCGCCGTGTGTCTCGCACTGGTGGCGGCGTGCTGCGGCTGGCGCGCGACGGCGGTCGAGGCCTCTCCCGTCGCGCAGCTGGCCGAGCGCAGCACGATCGTCCGCGCCGAGGTCGTCGTGCGCGAGGACGGTCGGGCCTACGACGGTCGCGCGGGTCCGGGCGTCGTCGTGCCCCTGACCGTGCGGGTCGTCGAGTCGGGGGAGCGGACGTGGCGGGTCCGGGTGCGGGTGACGGCCTTCGCCGACGGCTCGGCCGATGCCTTCGTCACGGGCACGCGACTGGCCGTCCGGGCCGACCTGGAGCCGGCGGACGGAACGGACGAGGCTGCCGTCCTGCGCCTCCTGGACTGGCGCGTCCTGGGGAACGGACCGTGGTGGTGGCGCTGGTCCGAGGTGGTTCGTGAGGGCATCCGCGGCGGGGTCGACCACCGCGACGACCAGCCCGCCGCGCTCGTGCCCGCGCTGGTGGCCGGGGACGACGCGCGCCTCTCGGAGCAGACCCGGCAGGAGTTCACCCGGACCGGGCTGACCCACCTGCTGGCGGTGTCGGGCGCCAATCTGACCATCGTGCTGGGCGTCGTGCTCCTGGGCCTGCGCTCGGCCGGCGCCTCACGCCGGATGCTGCTGCTGGCTGGGGCGCTCACGGTCGTGGCGTTCGTCCTCGTGGCGCGTCCCGAGCCGAGCGTGCAGCGTGCCGCGGTGATGGGCTCGGTGGCGTTGGCGGGCCTGCTGGTCGGCCGGACCGGCGCGGGCCTGCGGGCCCTGGCCTGGGCGGTGATCGTCCTGCTCGTGCTGGACCCGTGGCTGGCGACTCGTCCCGGGTTCGTCCTGTCGGTCTGCGCGACGGCGGGGATCATCGTCCTGGCCGCCCCGTTGGCCCGCCGACTGGCCTGGCTGCCCGAGCCCGTCGCGCAGGCCGTCGCCGTGCCGATCGCGGCGCACCTGGCCTGCCTGCCCGTCGTGGCCTCTCTCAGTGGCGAGGTGTCGCTGGTGGCGGTGTTCGCGAACGTGGCCGCGGCACCGGTCGTGGCCCCGGCGACCGTCGCCGGGCTGGCCGCCGGTCTGGTGGACCTCGTCGTCCCCGTCGTCGCCGTGGTGCCCGGAACCGTCGCCTGGGCGTCGGCGTGGGTCATCGTGGAGGTCGCCCGGATCGGGGCCGCCGCTCCCGGCGCCGCGATCGCGTGGCCGTGGCCGCCGTGGACGCTCGTGCCGGTCGCCCTCCTGGTCGGAACCGGGCTGTGGCGGCTGGCGCGACGGCCCGCCCTCGCTGTCGGAGTGACCCTCGGTCTGCTGGTCGCCGTGCTGCGCCCGCCCACGCCGGGGTGGCCGCCGGAGGAGGTCGTGGTCGTCGCGTGCGACGTGGGTCAGGGCGACGGCTTCGTCGTGCCCACGGCGCCGGGTGAGGCGATCGTGATCGACGTCGGTGAGGAGCCGGCCCCGATCGACCGGTGCCTGACCGAGTTGGGCATCGACCGGATCGCCCTGTTGCTGTTCACCCACGGCGACGCGGACCACGTCGACGGCTGGCGCGGCGCCGTGCGGGGCCGCCGGGTGGACGTGCTGGCCGACGGGCCCTCGGGCGGGCCCGACGTGCCGGCCGGCCGTCGCGTGCGGCTGGTGTCGGGGGACCGGGTCACCGTCGGCGCGGTCGGGCTCGAGGTGCTCTGGCCGCGCAGCGAAGTCGACCGGGTGCCGGCCGCGGCCCGCAACGACGCCAGCGTCGTCGTCCGGGCCACGGTGCGGGGACACCGCGTGCTGTTCACGGCAGACCTGGGGGAGGAGGCCCAGCGCGGACTCGCCCGGCTGCACCCCGACCTGTCGGCCGATGTCCTCAAGGTGGCCCACCACGGCAGCGCCGACCACTGGCCCGGGCTGGTCGAGCGGGTCGGGCCGTCCGTCGCCCTGATCGGCGTGGGAGCCGACAACCCGCACGGCCACCCGGCCCCGCCGGCGCTGTCGACCCTCTCGGACGCGGGTGTCGCCGTCTGGCGGACGGACCGATCGGGCACCGTCGCGGTGGTCGAACGCGACGGGGCCCTCGCCGTGTCGGTGCGGTGA